The following coding sequences are from one Campylobacter sp. RM16187 window:
- a CDS encoding glycosyltransferase family 9 protein, which translates to MKIYERIIKFILSEKGIKKSALVDEPFKTVCFFSNTAIGDTLFSTPVFRVFKQNFPNVKVIAILNPSNADLFKNNPFLDEIVLFNGRWKNFLSVAKILKTKQIDIAFLLHSNEPQATPLAVLSGAKYIFKLPNLKNDFNKFHSNPPTPYGEPRYVVLNRLEQLKFVGINSFDTRMELFLQDSGFENVDRVLNRKKGEKIVGFQMGASVKSKLWLINRWQELAGLLLKHENIRIVLTGSPKERDMTKELEMLLNSDRVMNLAGKFSISEAAALIGRLDALITTDTGPLHVAAALKTPFVALFGVTDPRCLMPDFDTHLHRFLKVEFDVDNTYSKHKDYGYLMERITAQEVYESLKEIMGAI; encoded by the coding sequence ATGAAAATTTATGAGAGAATTATTAAATTTATACTTAGCGAAAAAGGGATAAAGAAGAGTGCTTTAGTGGATGAGCCATTTAAAACGGTATGTTTTTTTAGCAATACAGCTATTGGCGATACTCTTTTTAGCACTCCGGTTTTTAGGGTCTTTAAACAAAATTTTCCAAATGTGAAAGTAATAGCCATTCTAAATCCATCTAATGCAGATCTATTTAAAAATAATCCATTTTTGGACGAGATTGTACTATTTAATGGACGATGGAAAAATTTCTTATCTGTTGCAAAAATTTTAAAAACAAAGCAGATAGATATAGCGTTTTTGCTTCATTCAAACGAACCTCAAGCGACTCCGCTTGCAGTTTTAAGCGGAGCAAAATATATTTTTAAACTTCCTAATCTTAAAAACGATTTTAATAAATTTCACTCCAATCCGCCGACTCCTTACGGAGAACCTAGATATGTGGTGCTAAATAGGCTAGAACAGCTTAAATTTGTAGGTATCAATAGCTTTGATACTCGTATGGAGTTATTTTTACAAGATAGTGGCTTTGAGAACGTGGATAGAGTTTTAAATCGTAAAAAAGGCGAAAAAATAGTAGGTTTTCAAATGGGAGCCAGTGTAAAATCTAAACTATGGCTTATTAATCGCTGGCAAGAGCTAGCAGGACTACTTTTAAAACATGAGAATATACGTATAGTTTTAACAGGAAGTCCTAAAGAAAGGGATATGACAAAAGAACTCGAAATGCTTTTAAATAGCGATAGAGTAATGAATTTAGCAGGTAAATTTAGTATAAGCGAGGCGGCTGCTCTTATAGGCAGGCTTGATGCTCTAATTACTACAGATACAGGTCCTCTTCACGTTGCCGCAGCATTAAAAACGCCTTTTGTAGCTCTTTTTGGAGTTACCGATCCTCGTTGTCTTATGCCAGATTTTGATACTCATCTGCATAGGTTTTTGAAAGTGGAGTTTGATGTAGACAATACATATTCAAAGCATAAGGACTACGGTTATTTGATGGAGAGAATAACCGCACAGGAGGTTTATGAAAGCCTCAAGGAGATTATGGGTGCTATATAA
- a CDS encoding glycosyltransferase — MINILELESSLGFGGQEHRTQRVINGLDKTKFKVFYGLNEGSKSFEKEIYCEFVKFNLKKIYNIFEIFKICRFVKKNHIDIISTHSGKDGNIGAIVGKLTGKKVVRTRHLQTPISSPFSYNISTKVVAVSKATKDSLIRKGVKESLIDVIYTGVDTNKYNPNFKKDIKKELKLPAECVVVGIVAVLRGAKNHKLLIEAFSELNLKNSALVIVGDGPGEENLKAIIKDRQNIFMLGNRSDVSEILPSFDIFVLPSKMEALGTAILEASSCAVPCIGSDAGGIIEAISDKNTGLIFKSEDKESLKEALKTLIEDKNLRVRLGKNAREYVEQNFSIEKMVKDTEKLYENL; from the coding sequence ATGATAAATATTTTAGAGCTTGAAAGCTCTCTTGGTTTTGGTGGGCAGGAGCATCGCACACAGCGTGTGATCAATGGGCTTGACAAGACAAAATTTAAAGTATTTTACGGACTAAATGAGGGTTCAAAGAGCTTTGAAAAAGAGATATATTGCGAGTTTGTAAAGTTTAATCTAAAAAAGATATACAATATTTTTGAAATTTTTAAAATTTGCCGTTTTGTGAAAAAAAATCATATAGATATTATCTCTACTCACTCGGGAAAAGACGGAAATATCGGTGCAATAGTAGGTAAATTAACCGGGAAAAAAGTAGTTCGCACAAGGCATCTTCAAACTCCTATAAGCTCACCCTTTAGTTATAATATCAGCACAAAAGTTGTGGCTGTATCTAAGGCAACCAAGGATAGCCTTATAAGAAAGGGTGTTAAAGAGAGCCTAATAGATGTGATCTATACCGGAGTTGATACAAATAAGTATAATCCAAATTTTAAAAAAGATATAAAAAAAGAGCTAAAATTACCGGCAGAATGCGTTGTGGTAGGCATAGTTGCAGTATTAAGAGGGGCGAAAAATCACAAACTCTTAATAGAGGCTTTTAGTGAATTAAATTTAAAAAACTCGGCTTTAGTTATCGTCGGAGACGGACCTGGAGAGGAGAATTTAAAGGCTATAATAAAAGATAGGCAAAATATCTTTATGCTGGGAAATAGAAGTGATGTAAGCGAAATTTTGCCTAGTTTTGATATATTTGTTTTGCCTTCTAAGATGGAGGCCTTAGGAACCGCTATATTGGAAGCCAGTAGTTGCGCGGTGCCTTGCATAGGAAGCGATGCAGGCGGTATAATAGAGGCGATAAGCGATAAAAATACCGGTCTTATATTTAAAAGTGAAGACAAAGAGAGTCTAAAAGAAGCCTTAAAAACCTTGATAGAAGATAAGAATCTAAGAGTTAGGCTTGGCAAAAACGCAAGAGAGTATGTGGAGCAAAATTTCTCTATAGAAAAGATGGTAAAGGATACTGAAAAATTATATGAAAATTTATGA
- a CDS encoding acyltransferase — MLYKNYEKISMFFYQLQFLKLKILGASIGKKSKAFGWFKVLGDPKNLIIGNNVKINEGVFINCRDKVILEDFVTLSSFAKIYSTQLDYKKFPRIHVKAPVIIKKNAWIASDCLVLMGVTIGENSVIGARSLVSKDVESDALYIGDKVVKKLNIKYD; from the coding sequence GTGCTATATAAAAATTATGAAAAAATATCTATGTTTTTTTATCAACTTCAATTTTTAAAACTTAAAATATTAGGTGCTAGTATAGGTAAAAAATCAAAAGCTTTTGGCTGGTTTAAGGTTTTAGGCGATCCTAAAAATTTAATCATTGGTAATAATGTCAAAATAAACGAGGGAGTTTTTATAAATTGTAGAGATAAGGTAATATTGGAGGATTTTGTAACTCTTTCCAGTTTTGCCAAGATTTACTCTACTCAGCTTGATTATAAGAAATTTCCAAGAATTCACGTTAAAGCGCCGGTTATTATCAAAAAAAATGCTTGGATCGCTAGTGATTGCCTTGTTTTAATGGGAGTTACAATAGGTGAAAATAGCGTGATAGGAGCAAGATCGTTGGTGTCAAAGGATGTGGAGTCAGATGCGCTTTATATCGGCGATAAAGTCGTAAAGAAACTAAATATAAAATATGATTAA